GCCCCCCGAGGACCGGACCGGTTGCGGTGCGGTGACCGACGACATCTGCCTGGTGCGCGCGTAGAGCTGCTCGACCAGGGTGACGAGCACGCGCTTGCAGGATTCGCGTGAGCGGGCATCACAGTCCAGCAGCGGCACGTCCGGGTCGAGGTCGAGCGCCTCGCGCACGCTGTCGAGCTGCTGCGGCGCGCCGCCGAAGTTGTTGCACGCCACCACGAATGCGGTGCCCTGGTGCTCGAGCCGGTCGATGGCGTACCAGGAGTCGGCGATGCGGCGGCGGTCGACGAGCACGATCGCGCCGAGCGCGCCGGCGAACAACCGGTCCCACAGGAACCAGAACCGTTGCTGCCCGGGCGCACCGAACAGATACAGCACGTTCTCGGCGTCGATGGTGATGCGGCCGAAGTCGAAGGCCACCGTGGTGGTCGACTTCCCCGGCGCGGCGGTGGGGTCGTCGATGCCGATGCCCGCGTCGGTCATGGTGGCTTCGGTGTCGAGCGGCCGGATCTCGCTGACCGAGCGGACCATCGTGGTCTTGCCGACGCCGAATCCGCCCACGATGACGATCTTCAGGCCCTGGCTCGCGGTGCCGAGCAACGGAGCCTGGGCACGGGCGGGGGTGTTCTCAGAGACTACGGAGTCCAACGAGCACCTTCTCGAGGGTGGAGGAGTCGAGCACCAGGTGGTCGCCGACGCGTCGTGGATGACGCACGGTGATCTTGCCCGCGTGCAGCAGGTCTGAGAGCAGGATCGTGGTGATGCCGACCGGTAGCCGCAACTCGGCCGCGACCTCCACCACCGAGGTCGGGGCTTGGCACATGCGCAGGATCACCGCGTGCTCCGACGGCATGCCCGGGGCCGGCGCCGATTCGCTGACCACCAGCGTCACCAGGTCGAAGGCGTCGGAATCGGGTCGGCTCCGCCCGCCGGTGAGGGTGTAGAGCCGGTCGGGGTCGTCGTCGCGGCCTGGCCTGCTCACGACCGGCTCGCTCCCGCGACCCGCGGCGCCGCCGACAGCTGGTCGCCGAGCTGTTCGACCAGCTCGCGCATGTTGTGCCCGACCAGTCCGGCATCGGCCTCCTCCTCGGCGAGCACCGCCAGGTGCGCGCCGAGGCCGGCTTCGACGATGAACAGGATGCCGCCGTAGAACTCGGTCATCGACTGGCGCACTCCGCTGCGGCCGTCGCCGAATTCGGCGGAGGCGCCGTGGGCGAGGCTCTGGATGCCCGCCGCGATCGCGGCCAGCTGGTCGGCCTGGTCGATGGTGAGTTCGGGGGTGTGGCAGATCTTCAGTCCGTCGCCGGACAGCAGCAGCGCGTGTCTGCTCTGCGGGGTCCGGTGCAGCAATTGCTCCAGCAACCAGCCGAGCTGGGCGGGACTCGCGGAATTCATCGTTCGTTCTCCAGTGCGACGGGCGTGGACGGTGGCGCCTGGTCCTCGGTGTCGCGTCCGGCGACGGCACGCTGGAAGGCTCCCAAGGCAGCGGGCCGCGCGGACGACGTCGTCGGCGCGGCGGGGGTGCGGACGGTGGCGGCGCCGGGGCGGCGCTCGACGAGTCCCTCCGGATGGGCGGCGGCCAGGGTGCGGCCGCGCTGCCGCTTGGGCAGGGGTGCGTCCGCCCCGGACACCACGACGGGTTCGGGCTCGGATGCCGCGGCGGGCCGCCCGGCGGGCAGCGACGCGGGCTCGACGCGTGCGAGCCGGGCGGTGAGCTCGCGCGGCACCACCACCACGACGGCGGTGCCGCCGATGGCCGAGGGCCGGTAGGAGACGGTGAGCCCGTGCTTGCGGGCCAGGTGCCCGACCACCGCGAGACCGAGGCGGGTGCCGGTGAGCGCGGCCAGGTCGGCGTCGGCCTGACTGTCACCGTCGCGGGCGCCGGACACGGCGAGTTCGGCACGGCGCAAGGCGGATTCGCTCATCACCAGGCCGCTGTCCTCGATGGTGACCACCACACCCGCGGGCACCTCGGAGGCGTAGACGTGCACCTCCGTGGTGGGCGGGGAGAAGTTGCACGCGTTGTCGAGCAGTTCCGCCAGTGCGTGCATCACGCCCTCGGCGGCGTGCCCGGCGACGGCGATCTCGGCGACCGCGCGCAGCCGCACCCGCTGGTAGCCGGCGACCCGGCCCATCGCGCCGCGCAGGATCGACTCCATGCTGATCGGCTTGGCCCAGCGCCGCCCCGAGCGTGCGCCGCTGAGCACCGCGATGCTGTCGGCCAGGCGGCCCGCCTGGGCGGTGCGGTGATCGAGCAGCAGCAGATCGGCCAGCACCTTCGGGTCGTCGTGGCGGTGTTCCATCTCCCGCAGTTCGGCCAGCATGGCGGTGGTCATGGCCTGGATGCGGCCCGCCGCGCCCGCGAAGGCGGCCAGCGCGGCGGTGCGGTGGTGTTCGTCCCGGCGCGCCACCTCGATCGCCCGGGTGGTCGCCGCGCGCTCCTCGGCGATCATGGATTCCACTGCCGCGGCGCGCTTCTCGGCCTCGAGGCGCTGGTCCTCGGCGGCGTCGCGGTGGAGTTCGGCGGCCGCCGCGGCGCGCAGCGCCGACCGCGCCTTCCTGCGGTACCACACCGCGGCGAGCAGCGCCGCGGTGACGAGCACGCCGAGTGCCGCGCCGGTGGCGGCGAACGGGATGCGCAGCCGCTCCTGCGGGATCAGCGACATGGCCGCGGCGGCCGGTCCGGCGCCGAGGGCGAGACCGAGGACGGGGATCACGACGAAGGCTGCTCGTCCTGGCTCCCCGGAGACCGCGGCCCCGTCGGCCGACGGCATGGATGACTCTGACACGTCCTGCACTTTCACGCTCGCGGGAACCGCGCGAACGCCCGGCGATCCCCTTCTGCGTCGCCGAGTGCGATCGAAATCCACCCCCCGACAAGCAGTTACCGCGCACGAGCATAACCACGGCGGTGGGTCGCTGCCACCCGAACGGAAACGCGCTGGCAGGGTGGGTCGCCCGGTGTTCAGCCCGCCCGCGGGGCGGGCCGGACGCGCCCGCGGACCTCCCCGAGACCCAGCCGCGTGCCGTCCGGACCCGGCGCTGTCGCGGTGATGACCACCTCGTCGCCGTCCTCCAGGAAGGTGCGCACCGAATCGCCGACGTGAATGGGCACGGTTGCGCCCCAACTCATTTCGATGAACGACCCGTAGGTGTCCGGTTCCGGCCCGGAGACCGTGCCCGACGCGAACAGATCACCGGGCCGGGTGCCCGCGCCGTTGGCGGTGAGATGCGCGAGCATCTGCGCGGGCGACCAGTACATCCGGGCGTAGGGCGGACGGGAGACCTGGTGCCCGTTCCAGTGCACGGCCAGCTCGATGTCGAGGCTCCACGGGTCACTCGCCCGCAGATAGGGCACGGGGACCGGATGCTGGGGCGGCAACGGAATCCGCGCGTGGGTCAGCGCTGCCAGCGGAGTCACCCAGGCCGCCATCGAGGTGGCGAAGGACTTGCCGAGGAAGGGGCCGAGCGGCTGGTATTCCCAGGCCTGGATGTCGCGCGCGGACCAGTCGTCGACCAGGGCGACGCCGAACAGGTGCGCCTCGGCGTCGTCGACGGCGATCGAGGTACCGGTCGGGGAACCGACCCCGATCACGAAACCCAGCTCGGCTTCGATGTCCAGCCGCGTGGTCGGACCGAAAACCGGTGTGTCCGAGTCGGTTCGGCGTTGCCCGCGCGGCCGGACGATGTCGGTGCCCGAGACCACGACGGTGCCCGCGCGTCCGTGATAGCCGACCGGCAGATGCCGCCAGTTCGGCAGCAGCGGTTCGCTGCCCGGCCGCAGCAGCCTGCCGAGGTTGGTGGCATGATCGATGCTGGCGTAGAAGTCGACGTAGTCGCCGATCCGGACGGGCAGGTCGAGCCGCACGGTGTCGAGGCGGTGCACCGCGGCGTCGGGCACCTGGCCGTCGACCAGCTCGCGCACCCGCTCGCGGGTGCTGTGCCAGCGCGGCGGTCCGGCGGCGAGGAAGGGGTTCAGCTCCGGCTGCGCGAAGAGCGGATCCGCCAGCGCCACAGCCAGATCGATGACGTGCTCACCGAGCCGCACGCCCACCCGCGGTGGCCCGCCCGGTGGGGCGAACACACCGTAGGGCAGGTTGTCCGGGCCGAAGACGGAGTCGGCGGGCACCTCGATCCTCATGCCGGGCCCCGGCCCGACCAGGTCCAGGCGTACCCGGGGTCTTCGCAGGCCAACGCCCCCTCGCCGAGCTCGAGCGGCCGGAAGGTGTCGACCATGACGGCCAGCTCGTCGAAGAACTCCGCGCCGATGCTGCCCTCGTAGGCGCCCGGTTGCGGACCGTGGGCGTAGCCACCGGGATGCACCGACACCGAACCCTGCCCGATGCCCGAGCCCTTGCGCGCCGCGTAGTTCCCGCCCGCGTAGAACATCACCTCGTCGGAATCCACGTTGGAGTGGTAGTAGGGCACCGGAATCGACAGCGGGTGGTAGTCGACCTTGCGCGGCACGAAATCGCAGACCACGAAGCCGTTGCCCTCGAAGGCCTGGTGCACCGGCGGCGGCTGGTGCACCCGTCCGGTGATCGGCTCGAAATCGGCGATGTTCAAGACGTACGGATACAGGCAACCGTCCCAGCCGACCACGTCGAAGGGATGCGTGGCGTGCACCATCCGCGTGCCGACCACCCGTCCGCCCGCGCGGTGCTTCACCAGCACCTCCACGTCGGTGCCCGTCCGCAGCAGTGGCTCGACGGGCGCGCGCAGATCCCGCTCGCAGTAGGGCGCGTGCTCGAGCAACTGCCCGAAGCGGGACAGGTAGCGCTTGGGCGGGGTGATGTGCCCGGTGGCCTCCACGACGTAGGTGCGCAGCGGGTCGGGGCCGGCGGGCAGCCAGCGGTGCGTGGTCGCGCGCGGGATGAGCACCTGGTCGCCCTGACGCACCGGCAGCGCGCCGAACACCGTCTCCACGATCGCGGCGCCGGATTCCACGTAGACCAGCTCGTCCCCGAGTGCGTTGCGGTACAGCGGGGAGGCGCCCTTGGCGGCGACGTAGGACAGGCGTACGTCGGCGTTGGCGAGCAACAGCCGCCGGCCGGTCACCGGGTCGGTGCCCGCCGGGGTGTCGCCGGGAAAGAGCTCGTGCGGGCGCAGATGCCGGTGGCGCAGTGGGTGATTCGGAACGGTCGTCTGATCGGGCAGCGGCTGGTCGGCCGCGTCGACGATGGCCGGGGGCAGGCCGCGGTGGTACAGCAGGGCGGAGTCGCCGGAGAAGCCCTCCTCGCCCATCAGCTCCTCGTAGTAGAGCCCGCCGTGCTCGTCACGGTGCTGGGTGTGCCGTTTCGGCGGCACCGCACCCACCTGTCGATAGAACGCCACCGCAGGCACCTCCCGCCGGGACCGGACGGATCAGTCGCCCTCCATGGTAGTGCCCTCGACAGCGCCGACCTGGGGTTTTCCCGGCGGCGACACGATCGGCGGCGCGTCGCCGAGATCGAACTCGGCGATCACCGGCGCGTGGTCGGAGGCGCCCTTGCCCTTGCGCGCCTCCCGGTCCACCCCGGCGTCGACCACCGTCGCCGCCAGCGCGGGCGAGGCCAGCACGAAGTCGATGCGCATGCCCTCCTTGCGGGGGAAGCGCAGGCGGGTGTAGTCCCAGTAGGTGTAGACGCCGGGGCCCGGCGCGAACGGGCGCATCACATCGGCGAAACCGGTGTCGAGGATGGCGGCGAAGGCGTCGCGTTCGGGCTGCGAGGTGTGCGTCTTGCCCGCGAAGAACTCCACCGACCACACGTCGTCGTCGGTCGGGGCGATGTTCCAGTCGCCCACCAGCGCGATCTTCGCCGCGGGGTCGGCGGCCAGCCAGTCCGCGGCGCTCGCGCGCAAGGCCGCCAGCCACTCCAGTTTGTAGGCGTAGTGCGGGTCGTCGAGGGCGCGGCCGTTGGGGACGTACAGGCTCCACACCCGCACCCCGCCGCAGGTGGCCGCCAGCGCGCGCGACTCCACCACCGGTGCGCTGATCAGCGAGTCGGCGGCGTCCTTGTCGAAGCCGGGCTGGCCGGGGAAGGCGGGCGCGATGTCGGCGAGCCCGACGCGGGAGGCGATGGCGACGCCGTTCCACTGGTTGACGCCCAGATGCGCGACCTCGTACCCCAGCTCGGCGAAGCGCTCGAACGGGAACTGGTCGTCGCGGCACTTGGTCTCCTGCATGGCGAGCACGTCGATGTCGTGCTCGTCGAGCCAGGTCGTGACCCGGTCCAGGCGCGAACGGATCGAATTGACGTTCCAGGTCGCCAGACGCAACGAAAAGCCTTCCTGCACGGTTACGCCGGCGCGGCGTACCGGTAGCGATGGTGGTCGAGGAAGCCGAGGTCGCGGTAGAGCGCGAGCGCGCCCGCGTTGTCGGCGGCCACCTGCACGTAGGCGTGGGTGGCGCCGCGGTCGCGGCCCCAGCGGATGAGCTCCGCGCAGACCAGCGTGGCCAGTCCGTGCCTGCGATGTTCGGCGGCCACCGATACGCAGGACAGCCCGACCCAGCGGCGGTCGTCGGGTGCGGTGGTCACCGCGCCGCGCGCGATCGCGATCGGCCGCGGCAGGCCGAGCGAGGCGAAACCGGTGACGCCTTCGCGCACGGCGGTGAGCACGCCGGTCTCCGGCGGCGGAACCGGCTGGGCGGCGGGGTCCTCGCCGCGGTAACGGTGCATCGCCAGCCATGCCGCGTCCGGCTCCGGCGCGATGCGCACCATCGAGGGGCCCTGCGGGAGGACGAAGTTCTCGATGTCGATGCCGAGCACCAGCGTCTCGCCCCAGGTCTGCCAGCCCGGCGGCGGCGGAGCCAGCCGGTCGGGCAGGACCAGCCGCGGCGGCAGGCCGCGCGCGGTGTACCACTCGCCGATGCGATGCAGCACATCCACGCCGAGGCGGGCGGGTTGCCCGGTTTCGCCCAGCGGCACAGCGGAATTCGCGCGGTCGGTGTAGCCGTGCCCGGCGCGCAGCAACCAGCCGTCCAGCCGGGCGTGCTCGACGCCGGGCCAGGCGTCGGCGGCGGCCGCCTCCAACGCGCGGATCTCGGCGGTCCGAACCGGTCTGGGACCCACCGCCTTCAGCGCGACCACCCGATCCGCGGCCACCGCCACGGTCCGGCCGTCGCCGTCGCGCACGGTCGGCGGGTCCAGCGCGACCAGCTCGCCGATCACGTCGGTCATCGGCTGGGGATATCCGGCGGGCAGCAGGTACCGCATCACCACCCGGTGGCCAAGCGGAATCGCGTGCGGGCTCGTCGGCTCAGTCGTCATGGCCGAACGGGTCGGGCACCTCGCCGGGCACCCAGCTCAGGCCGGGCACGCCCCAGCCGTTGCGCTTGATCGTCTTCTTGGCCGCCCGGGCGTGGCGGCCGACCAGCTTGTCCACGTACAGGTAGCCGTCGAGGTGGCCGACCTCGTGTTGCAGCATCCGCGCGAAGAAGCCCTTGCCCTCGATGTCGACCGGTCCGCCGTTCTCGTCGATGCCGGTGACGCGCGCCCACTCGGCGCGGCCGGTGGGGAACTGCTCACCGGGCACCGACAGGCAGCCCTCCTCGTCGTCGTCCGGATCGGGCATGGTCTCGGGGATCTCGGAGGTCTCCAGCACCGGGTTGATCACCGCGCCACGACGCCGCACGGGCTGCCCGTCGGGGCCCGCGTCGGGGCAGTCGTAGACGAACAGCCGCAGCGGCACGCCCACCTGGTTGGCGGCCAGGCCCACGCCGTTCGCGGCGTCCATGGTCTCGTACATGTCCGCGATCAGGCCGGCCAGTTCCTCCGGGGTCTGGGTGACCCGCTCGGTCGGGTTGTGCAGCACGGGGTCACCGACGATCACGATGGGGAGGATTGCCATGACCGGAAAGCCTACTCGGCGGGCCCGCCTGACCTGCGGCGGACCGCGTGACGCCGGACACGGACCTACCGCCCGGTAAACAACACGCCGGGGCGAAGGCCGAACCATCCCCGGCCGCCGTGGTTCAATGATGCGCGACGTACAAGCACCATTTTCGTCTGGTGGTCACTCGGCGAGGGAGCGAGATGGACGGCGCAGCGGCTCGGAATCCTTCCGCGATCCAGAACAGCCCTTCCGAAGAAGACGACAGCGGCCTGTCCCGCCGCGAACTCGACATCTTGGCCTTCGAACGGCAGTGGTGGAAATACGCCGGTGCCAAGGAGGAGGCCATCCGCGAGCTGTTCGGGATGTCGCCGACGCGCTACTACCAGGTGCTCAACGCGGTCGTGGACCGTCCCGAGGCGCTGGCCGCCGACCCGATGCTGGTGAAGCGGCTGCGCAGGTTGCGCGCGAGCAGGCAGAAGGCAAGGGCCGCGCGGCGTCTCGGTTTTCAGGTATGACCGGCGTGACGCGGGCGCACCGGCGCCGTGAAGGACTAGGGTCGGCACCGTGAACTACCCCAATCCCACCTCCGGCGGGCCGCCGTTGCGCGCGCTGGCGATGGTGTTGATCGCGCTCGCCATCGTGTTCGCCGGTCTGGGCGCGATGTCGATGTCGAGTTCGGATTCCGACGGCGAGGAGTCCGCCGCGCCCACCACCACGAGCGCGGCCGCGCCCGCGTCGGCCACGACCACCACCGCGGCACCGGCGACGACGGCGACCACCACGGTGGCGAGCACACCGCCGCCGCCCCCGCCGCCCGAACCGCAGGTCGCCGCCCCGCCGGCGCCGGCCGTGGATCGCGCGGTGCCGGTGCGGGTGCTCAACAACAGCCTCGTCGCCGGGCTGGCCAACCGCACCGCCAACCAGCTCGCCGCGAGCGGCTGGACCAATGTCACCGCGGGCAACTACGCGGCCGGCACGCTGGCGAAAACGACCGTCTACTACGGCAATTCGGCGGCCGAGCGGGAGGCGGCGCTGGCGATCGCGCAGGAGCTGGGCGCGGTCGCGGAACCCAAGTCCGCCGGTGTCGGGGACGGATCGGCCGGTGTGATCGTCATCCTGACGGGTAACTGATTGCCGAGCGCTCCCGCGCGGCCCCGCAACCGGGCAGCACCGGGCGCGTGGCATCATCGTGACCGGTAACGAACCTGTCCACCCAGCTTTACTCGTAAACTCGGTACTCGTAAAGGAGTTCCCCCGATGGCCCCGTCCACAACTCGTCGCCCGTCCTGGCGGACTGTGACCCCGGTGCTTGCGGTCGCGGTCCTCGGCCTGGCCGCCTGCTCCAACAGCCAGGAGTCCAGCGACGTCAAGGGCACGACGCCGCCCGTGTGGACCGGCGCCTCCGCGCCCGCCACCACCGGCGCGGACCACGGCGAACACGCTTCCGGCACGGGCGCCACCGCCGAGCTGAAGGATGCCTCGGGCGCCTCGGTCGGCACCGCGAACATCACCGAGGAGGGCGGCCACCTGGTGATCACCGTCGAGGCCCGCGGCCTGCGGCCCGGCTTCCACGGCCTGCACTTCCACCAGAACGGCGCCTGCGAGCCGAACTCGGTGGCCCCCACCGGCGGCCCGGCGGGCGACTTCCTCTCCGCGGGC
This sequence is a window from Nocardia farcinica. Protein-coding genes within it:
- a CDS encoding GTP-binding protein, whose product is MDSVVSENTPARAQAPLLGTASQGLKIVIVGGFGVGKTTMVRSVSEIRPLDTEATMTDAGIGIDDPTAAPGKSTTTVAFDFGRITIDAENVLYLFGAPGQQRFWFLWDRLFAGALGAIVLVDRRRIADSWYAIDRLEHQGTAFVVACNNFGGAPQQLDSVREALDLDPDVPLLDCDARSRESCKRVLVTLVEQLYARTRQMSSVTAPQPVRSSGGPA
- a CDS encoding DUF742 domain-containing protein; the protein is MSRPGRDDDPDRLYTLTGGRSRPDSDAFDLVTLVVSESAPAPGMPSEHAVILRMCQAPTSVVEVAAELRLPVGITTILLSDLLHAGKITVRHPRRVGDHLVLDSSTLEKVLVGLRSL
- a CDS encoding roadblock/LC7 domain-containing protein — encoded protein: MNSASPAQLGWLLEQLLHRTPQSRHALLLSGDGLKICHTPELTIDQADQLAAIAAGIQSLAHGASAEFGDGRSGVRQSMTEFYGGILFIVEAGLGAHLAVLAEEEADAGLVGHNMRELVEQLGDQLSAAPRVAGASRS
- a CDS encoding sensor histidine kinase; the protein is MPSADGAAVSGEPGRAAFVVIPVLGLALGAGPAAAAMSLIPQERLRIPFAATGAALGVLVTAALLAAVWYRRKARSALRAAAAAELHRDAAEDQRLEAEKRAAAVESMIAEERAATTRAIEVARRDEHHRTAALAAFAGAAGRIQAMTTAMLAELREMEHRHDDPKVLADLLLLDHRTAQAGRLADSIAVLSGARSGRRWAKPISMESILRGAMGRVAGYQRVRLRAVAEIAVAGHAAEGVMHALAELLDNACNFSPPTTEVHVYASEVPAGVVVTIEDSGLVMSESALRRAELAVSGARDGDSQADADLAALTGTRLGLAVVGHLARKHGLTVSYRPSAIGGTAVVVVVPRELTARLARVEPASLPAGRPAAASEPEPVVVSGADAPLPKRQRGRTLAAAHPEGLVERRPGAATVRTPAAPTTSSARPAALGAFQRAVAGRDTEDQAPPSTPVALENER
- the fahA gene encoding fumarylacetoacetase is translated as MRIEVPADSVFGPDNLPYGVFAPPGGPPRVGVRLGEHVIDLAVALADPLFAQPELNPFLAAGPPRWHSTRERVRELVDGQVPDAAVHRLDTVRLDLPVRIGDYVDFYASIDHATNLGRLLRPGSEPLLPNWRHLPVGYHGRAGTVVVSGTDIVRPRGQRRTDSDTPVFGPTTRLDIEAELGFVIGVGSPTGTSIAVDDAEAHLFGVALVDDWSARDIQAWEYQPLGPFLGKSFATSMAAWVTPLAALTHARIPLPPQHPVPVPYLRASDPWSLDIELAVHWNGHQVSRPPYARMYWSPAQMLAHLTANGAGTRPGDLFASGTVSGPEPDTYGSFIEMSWGATVPIHVGDSVRTFLEDGDEVVITATAPGPDGTRLGLGEVRGRVRPAPRAG
- a CDS encoding homogentisate 1,2-dioxygenase codes for the protein MAFYRQVGAVPPKRHTQHRDEHGGLYYEELMGEEGFSGDSALLYHRGLPPAIVDAADQPLPDQTTVPNHPLRHRHLRPHELFPGDTPAGTDPVTGRRLLLANADVRLSYVAAKGASPLYRNALGDELVYVESGAAIVETVFGALPVRQGDQVLIPRATTHRWLPAGPDPLRTYVVEATGHITPPKRYLSRFGQLLEHAPYCERDLRAPVEPLLRTGTDVEVLVKHRAGGRVVGTRMVHATHPFDVVGWDGCLYPYVLNIADFEPITGRVHQPPPVHQAFEGNGFVVCDFVPRKVDYHPLSIPVPYYHSNVDSDEVMFYAGGNYAARKGSGIGQGSVSVHPGGYAHGPQPGAYEGSIGAEFFDELAVMVDTFRPLELGEGALACEDPGYAWTWSGRGPA
- a CDS encoding exodeoxyribonuclease III — its product is MRLATWNVNSIRSRLDRVTTWLDEHDIDVLAMQETKCRDDQFPFERFAELGYEVAHLGVNQWNGVAIASRVGLADIAPAFPGQPGFDKDAADSLISAPVVESRALAATCGGVRVWSLYVPNGRALDDPHYAYKLEWLAALRASAADWLAADPAAKIALVGDWNIAPTDDDVWSVEFFAGKTHTSQPERDAFAAILDTGFADVMRPFAPGPGVYTYWDYTRLRFPRKEGMRIDFVLASPALAATVVDAGVDREARKGKGASDHAPVIAEFDLGDAPPIVSPPGKPQVGAVEGTTMEGD
- a CDS encoding N-acetylglutamate synthase, CG3035 family, with product MTTEPTSPHAIPLGHRVVMRYLLPAGYPQPMTDVIGELVALDPPTVRDGDGRTVAVAADRVVALKAVGPRPVRTAEIRALEAAAADAWPGVEHARLDGWLLRAGHGYTDRANSAVPLGETGQPARLGVDVLHRIGEWYTARGLPPRLVLPDRLAPPPPGWQTWGETLVLGIDIENFVLPQGPSMVRIAPEPDAAWLAMHRYRGEDPAAQPVPPPETGVLTAVREGVTGFASLGLPRPIAIARGAVTTAPDDRRWVGLSCVSVAAEHRRHGLATLVCAELIRWGRDRGATHAYVQVAADNAGALALYRDLGFLDHHRYRYAAPA
- a CDS encoding peptide deformylase yields the protein MAILPIVIVGDPVLHNPTERVTQTPEELAGLIADMYETMDAANGVGLAANQVGVPLRLFVYDCPDAGPDGQPVRRRGAVINPVLETSEIPETMPDPDDDEEGCLSVPGEQFPTGRAEWARVTGIDENGGPVDIEGKGFFARMLQHEVGHLDGYLYVDKLVGRHARAAKKTIKRNGWGVPGLSWVPGEVPDPFGHDD
- a CDS encoding DUF3263 domain-containing protein; translation: MDGAAARNPSAIQNSPSEEDDSGLSRRELDILAFERQWWKYAGAKEEAIRELFGMSPTRYYQVLNAVVDRPEALAADPMLVKRLRRLRASRQKARAARRLGFQV
- a CDS encoding LytR C-terminal domain-containing protein; this translates as MNYPNPTSGGPPLRALAMVLIALAIVFAGLGAMSMSSSDSDGEESAAPTTTSAAAPASATTTTAAPATTATTTVASTPPPPPPPEPQVAAPPAPAVDRAVPVRVLNNSLVAGLANRTANQLAASGWTNVTAGNYAAGTLAKTTVYYGNSAAEREAALAIAQELGAVAEPKSAGVGDGSAGVIVILTGN
- the sodC gene encoding superoxide dismutase[Cu-Zn] is translated as MAPSTTRRPSWRTVTPVLAVAVLGLAACSNSQESSDVKGTTPPVWTGASAPATTGADHGEHASGTGATAELKDASGASVGTANITEEGGHLVITVEARGLRPGFHGLHFHQNGACEPNSVAPTGGPAGDFLSAGGHLQVGNANSHPASGDLTSLQVRGDGSARLVTTTDSVTLNDVKNRALIIHSGADNFGNIPDRYQREGGAGPDDTTLATGDAGSRVACGVVH